The genomic region CGCGATGCCGTCGACGCCATGACAGCTGGCGCACATGCCGAGCTGGGCCGGGCGTTCGACGGGCGCATCGTCGGCCGGCGCGCCGGGGCTGCAGGCGGAAAGTCCAAGGCCCAACAGCGGGGCCAGCATCAGGGCGCGAAGATTCATGGGCGCGCATTCTACCGGCAGGCTGTGGGCGCGAGGTCGCGGACGCCAACGCCACCGCCCCAGTGCAGTCACATCAGCAGCGGGTAGATCGCCGCCGAGGCGAATACGAGCAGAACGAACAGCAGGCTCAGGGTGAACACAGCGAGCACAGGGATGCTCAACAGCGCCAGCGCATGCCAGCCGGAGGGCCGCAGATAACCCCAGACGGCCCAGCCCAGCCATGCCAGTGGCAGCAGCAGCAGGAACCCCATCGGCTGCACGCCCAGCAGCGGCAGGCCGAGCAGCAAAGCCAACTGCAGAGGCAAAAGGCTCGCGAGGGCGTACAGCGAAAAGGCCGTGGCCTCGGCCAAGTTGGGGCGGGGCTGCACTGGCGCCCTCATGAAGGACAGTGCGACTGCCGGCAGCCAGCACACCACGAGGGCCAGGTCGAAGCGGGCGAACAGCGCGGACATCGCCGCCGTCAGAGCGTCTGGCGACCTGCCGCCGGCGCTCGCGCGTGTTCCATGCACCAGCCCTGCAAGGAACTGCTCGCCCTGCCCGCTGAAGTGCAATACCAGCGCGCACAGCGCGAGCACGATCAAGGCGAGCCGGAACGGCCGCGTCAATCGCGGATCGCGCGTCTCGACATAGCGCCGCGCAGTCGAGCCTGGCGAACGCAGCACACACCAGGCGGTATAGGGCAGACCGCGGTCAAGACTGAACAGCTCGTCGGCCATTTCGGCAAGTACGCTCGCCACCGTGAGACGGGGCGGACGGCTTTCGGGAGCGGGGGCGGGGCTCTGTGTCATCGGAGCAAGGTTAGCGGATGGGACAGCCAGACCGCTTTGGGCGCAGCCACTGTCGCGCTGGGAGCCCCGCCCGCGCACCGCTAAACTGTCGCGCTTTCCGCCAGCCCAGGCCTTCGCCGTGACCACGACCCTGCACCAGTCCGACCTCGACCTGCCGCTGCTGCACCGGGGCAAGGTGCGCGACGTCTACGGCCTGCCGAACAACGAACTGCTGATCGTCGCCAGCGATCGCCTCTCGGCTTTCGACGTGGTGCTGCCCGACCCGATCCCGGGCAAGGGCGAGATCCTCTGCCAGATGTCGAACTTCTGGTTCGCGCAGACTGCCGCCCTGCAGCCGAATCATCTGTTGTCGACGCCGCTGGCCAGCGTGCTGCCGGCCGGCACCGACCTTGCGCTGTACGCCAAGCGCAGCGTGGTGGCGAAGAAGCTGAAAGCGCTGCCGGTGGAAGCCATTGCCCGCGGCTATCTGATCGGCTCGGGCTGGAAGGACTACCAGCGCACGGGTGCCGTGTGTGGCATCGCCCTGCCCGCCGGCCTGCGCCAGGCCGAAGTCCTGCCGGAACCGATCTTCACTCCGTCCACCAAGGCAGCCGTCGGCGACCACGACGAGAACATCGG from Lysobacterales bacterium harbors:
- a CDS encoding DUF3667 domain-containing protein; this translates as MADELFSLDRGLPYTAWCVLRSPGSTARRYVETRDPRLTRPFRLALIVLALCALVLHFSGQGEQFLAGLVHGTRASAGGRSPDALTAAMSALFARFDLALVVCWLPAVALSFMRAPVQPRPNLAEATAFSLYALASLLPLQLALLLGLPLLGVQPMGFLLLLPLAWLGWAVWGYLRPSGWHALALLSIPVLAVFTLSLLFVLLVFASAAIYPLLM
- a CDS encoding phosphoribosylaminoimidazolesuccinocarboxamide synthase, with the translated sequence MTTTLHQSDLDLPLLHRGKVRDVYGLPNNELLIVASDRLSAFDVVLPDPIPGKGEILCQMSNFWFAQTAALQPNHLLSTPLASVLPAGTDLALYAKRSVVAKKLKALPVEAIARGYLIGSGWKDYQRTGAVCGIALPAGLRQAEVLPEPIFTPSTKAAVGDHDENIGFDRVVELIGGELAEAVRAATLKIYRFAAAFAAERGILIADTKLEFGLDEQGQLIVMDEMLTPDSSRFWPADQYQVGISPPSYDKQFVRDYLETLDWNKTAPGPKVPAAVIEATRAKYAEALLKLTGITA